The following proteins come from a genomic window of Verrucomicrobiia bacterium:
- the treZ gene encoding malto-oligosyltrehalose trehalohydrolase, whose protein sequence is MTNSNGTGTAVLDHTKPAAQAEHHAGLSDLPLGAQYLGNGRCSICVWAPRSRRVTIAFSGGRTERLQPQDGYHWSILDDIAPGAEYQFRLDDGDPRPDPASRFQVDSVHGPSAVADPEFEWHDPSWLGLPLRDYLLYELHVGTFTREGTFEAIIPRLAELKELGVTAIELMPIAQFPGSRNWGYDGVFPFAVQNSYGGPAGLKRLVDACHQHQLAVVLDVVYNHLGPEGNYLRDFGPYFTMSYKTPWGEAINFDGEESDHVRRFFTENALYWQREFHIDALRLDAVHAIRDFSAQPFLQELANTTRAESQRLNRRFHLIAESDLNDARLIRPAVAGGFGLDAQWSDDFHHCLHVLLTGECDGYYADFGGTAQLAKIFRNGYAFTGDYSAFRKRRHGNRPTQTSARQFVVYSQNHDQIGNRFLGERLTELVSFERLKLAAGAVVLSPFLPMLFMGEEYGEPAPFQYFVSHTDPALVEAVRKGRLEEFGSFKRKGDVPDPFAVHTFDRCRLDWELRNTREKHGVLWDFYRELIQIRKSLKPICDAEKESIDAHAVGEGGLLVRYNSDTEVVMLALNFSDSELEVSLDGSGWIERFNSAAEKWRGPGGLAFTETFARVQPASFVVLQSTVCQ, encoded by the coding sequence ATGACTAATTCGAACGGCACAGGAACAGCGGTTCTGGATCACACGAAGCCGGCCGCGCAAGCCGAGCATCACGCCGGCCTTTCCGATCTTCCGCTCGGCGCACAATACTTGGGCAACGGACGCTGCTCCATCTGCGTCTGGGCTCCGCGCTCGAGACGCGTGACAATTGCGTTCTCCGGCGGACGCACGGAAAGGCTGCAACCTCAGGACGGCTATCATTGGTCCATCCTGGATGACATCGCACCGGGAGCGGAGTATCAGTTTCGCCTCGACGACGGCGATCCGCGTCCCGATCCCGCATCCCGTTTTCAAGTCGACTCAGTCCACGGACCGTCGGCGGTGGCCGATCCTGAATTTGAGTGGCACGATCCATCGTGGTTGGGGCTCCCATTGCGCGACTACCTGCTTTACGAGTTGCACGTGGGCACCTTCACCCGTGAAGGAACGTTTGAGGCGATCATTCCGCGCTTGGCAGAGTTGAAGGAACTGGGTGTCACGGCTATTGAGCTCATGCCGATTGCCCAATTTCCCGGATCCAGGAACTGGGGCTATGACGGCGTGTTTCCTTTCGCCGTGCAGAACTCGTATGGGGGGCCCGCGGGATTGAAGCGTCTGGTCGATGCGTGTCATCAGCATCAGCTAGCCGTGGTGCTCGACGTCGTCTACAACCACCTGGGCCCCGAAGGCAATTACCTCCGCGACTTCGGGCCGTATTTCACGATGTCGTATAAAACCCCGTGGGGGGAAGCGATCAACTTCGATGGCGAGGAAAGCGATCATGTTCGCCGCTTCTTCACTGAGAACGCCCTGTATTGGCAGCGTGAATTTCACATCGACGCCCTCCGGCTCGACGCGGTCCATGCCATCCGGGATTTTTCCGCGCAACCATTTCTGCAAGAGCTGGCGAACACAACGCGCGCTGAATCGCAGCGGTTAAACCGGCGGTTTCACCTGATTGCCGAAAGTGATCTCAATGACGCACGCCTGATCCGGCCTGCTGTTGCGGGAGGATTTGGATTGGATGCGCAATGGTCGGACGATTTTCATCATTGCTTGCACGTGTTGTTGACGGGCGAATGCGATGGTTACTACGCGGATTTCGGAGGAACCGCACAACTGGCGAAGATCTTCAGGAACGGCTATGCGTTCACGGGCGATTACTCAGCATTTCGAAAGCGGCGGCACGGAAACCGGCCCACCCAGACATCAGCGCGGCAGTTCGTGGTTTACTCGCAAAATCACGATCAGATCGGCAACCGCTTCCTTGGTGAACGATTGACGGAGCTGGTTTCGTTTGAGCGGTTGAAGCTCGCAGCAGGTGCAGTGGTGTTGTCGCCGTTTCTTCCGATGCTCTTCATGGGCGAGGAATATGGCGAACCCGCGCCGTTTCAATATTTCGTCAGCCACACCGATCCCGCGCTCGTGGAAGCCGTGCGCAAAGGGCGATTGGAGGAGTTCGGCTCGTTCAAGCGCAAAGGCGACGTCCCTGACCCGTTTGCCGTCCACACTTTCGACCGATGCCGCCTGGACTGGGAACTTCGCAACACGCGTGAGAAGCACGGTGTTCTTTGGGATTTCTACCGCGAACTAATTCAGATCAGGAAATCCCTGAAACCGATTTGCGACGCGGAAAAGGAATCCATCGACGCACACGCTGTTGGTGAGGGCGGATTACTCGTTCGATACAACTCGGACACGGAAGTTGTGATGCTGGCGCTGAACTTCTCGGATTCGGAACTCGAGGTGAGCCTTGACGGTTCCGGATGGATTGAGCGCTTCAACTCGGCGGCTGAGAAGTGGCGCGGGCCGGGCGGGCTCGCGTTCACTGAAACCTTCGCCCGCGTGCAGCCCGCGTCATTCGTTGTTCTGCAATCGACGGTCTGCCAATAA
- the hrpA gene encoding ATP-dependent RNA helicase HrpA produces MLDARIQDLKLLLPQAMLHDWVRLGWRLARVLRAQHHENKRDALLDRLVEEVRASIALREARRIHLPAITYPAQLPITARKDEIVEAIRQHQVVVIAGETGSGKTTQIPKMCLEAGLGIEAQIGCTQPRRVAALSISKRIAEELGAQWGREVGCKIRFDDRSSAHTYIKLMTDGILLAETQGDPDLSHYNALIIDEAHERSLNIDFLLGYLKTLLARRKDLKLIVTSATIDTQAFSRHFNDAPIIEVSGRVYPVDVFYHPLESESEESGDLSYVDGATQAAERVMYESTFGDLLIFMPSERDIRETADQLEGRFARDAEIIPLFGRLSSGDQQRVFAPCERRKIVIATNIAETSLTIPGIRFVIDSGLARISRYNPRTRTKRLPIEPVSQSSANQRKGRAGRVEEGVCIRLYSAEDFEARPPFTQPEIQRSNLAEVILRMKAFRLGEIESFPFVQPPTPAAIANGYALLQELGALDDKRELTQLGRDLARLPIDPTLGRMLLQSQHEHATRELLIIASGLSIQDPRERPLDQKDAAAAAHKRFSDPQSDFLSLLNIWNAVHDEWEKLRTQNQRRKFCRQQFLSYLRMREWQDLYAQLHDALEDLGTLKLNESNAAYEAIHRSILAGLIGHVARREERNSYKASGNRLVAVFPGSALHARGEPQKKLPRGAKPPPVAKSNQPEWIVAGEIVETSQLFARTLAGIDPKWIYQLAPHCCKVTHHNPHWSPEAGRVLAEEIVTLNGLEVQRRKVAFGNINSKEATAIFIRSALVEENVVPKNSNPQGGKAPESWDVLETDDPELPAQYGFLKHNRAVRQKIESWRTRVRQYDLADLDDALFAFYAKQIENISSLHELNRVLRDKPDPSFLCASEADLAGGQSLAYDAAAFPDSVTVAGQPVGVVYSYAPGEEHDGVTVRLPFSVALTAPAAELQWAVPGLRSEMISELLRSLPKSIRKELMPLPPKVEEIVREFRPAGSAFMRELGTFLHRKYGVAVPESAWPADALAPHMRPRVEIIDESQKALSAGRDLIALRETLKSAQVEASTKAPSSAWTRAAQEWERFGLTTWNFGDVPERITVSEENGLPVYAWPGLELENGSVNLRLFRSPHTARQASLRGVQRLVELAIQRDLGWLEKDLRALNRLEPLFAPLGNGEALREQAMEHLRAFVLPHEPLAELVQTQFQSAVEDARKRLPGLAMQFLDRLEHVLKVFQQVRQKLGASAVAAPTRSRTLNDFSQLATMPKPAAANPFAAELNQLAGPTFLREIPYERLPHLPRYLKALLTRIERAAMNPVKDQERQRQLRPYLDALKQCRAQRDISDAARQELEDLRWMIEEFKVSLFAQEIGTAIPVSPNRLNQQLERVRQA; encoded by the coding sequence ATGTTGGATGCCCGCATTCAAGACCTGAAGCTGCTGTTGCCGCAGGCGATGCTGCATGATTGGGTGCGGCTCGGCTGGCGGCTCGCACGCGTCCTGCGGGCCCAGCATCACGAGAACAAACGCGACGCCCTCCTGGATCGCCTCGTCGAGGAAGTGCGCGCATCCATTGCATTGCGCGAAGCGCGCCGGATCCACCTGCCCGCGATCACATACCCGGCCCAGCTGCCGATCACCGCGCGAAAGGACGAAATTGTCGAAGCGATTCGACAGCACCAGGTCGTTGTCATTGCGGGCGAAACGGGTTCAGGCAAAACAACACAGATTCCGAAAATGTGCCTGGAGGCGGGCCTTGGGATCGAAGCGCAGATCGGCTGCACCCAGCCGCGCCGGGTTGCAGCGCTTTCGATTTCGAAACGCATTGCCGAGGAACTGGGCGCGCAATGGGGACGCGAGGTCGGATGCAAGATCCGTTTCGATGACCGTTCCAGCGCGCATACATACATCAAGCTGATGACCGACGGAATCCTGCTCGCTGAAACGCAGGGCGATCCCGATCTTTCGCACTATAACGCGCTCATTATCGACGAGGCCCACGAGCGCAGCCTGAACATCGATTTCCTGCTGGGATACCTGAAGACGCTGCTCGCGCGCCGCAAAGATCTGAAGCTCATCGTTACGTCAGCCACGATCGATACGCAGGCTTTTTCGCGCCACTTCAACGACGCGCCCATAATCGAAGTTTCCGGGCGCGTTTATCCGGTTGACGTGTTCTACCATCCGCTCGAATCGGAGTCGGAGGAATCGGGCGATCTCAGCTACGTGGACGGCGCAACACAGGCTGCCGAACGTGTGATGTATGAAAGCACCTTCGGCGATCTGCTCATTTTCATGCCGAGCGAACGGGACATCCGCGAGACTGCCGATCAACTGGAAGGGCGCTTCGCGCGCGATGCGGAGATCATCCCGCTGTTCGGGCGGCTCAGTTCCGGGGATCAGCAACGCGTATTTGCGCCGTGCGAGCGACGCAAGATCGTCATTGCAACAAACATTGCGGAGACGTCGCTGACAATTCCGGGCATTCGCTTCGTGATCGATTCGGGTCTCGCGCGCATCAGCCGGTACAACCCGCGCACGCGCACCAAACGCCTGCCGATCGAGCCCGTCTCGCAGAGCAGCGCGAACCAGCGCAAAGGCCGCGCGGGGCGCGTCGAGGAAGGCGTCTGCATCCGATTGTATTCGGCGGAGGATTTCGAGGCGCGCCCGCCGTTCACGCAACCGGAAATTCAGCGGTCGAACCTCGCTGAAGTGATTTTGCGCATGAAGGCGTTTCGGCTGGGCGAAATTGAAAGCTTCCCCTTTGTCCAGCCACCCACGCCCGCGGCGATCGCAAACGGGTACGCGCTGCTTCAGGAACTTGGGGCGTTGGATGATAAACGCGAACTGACACAGCTCGGACGCGATCTCGCGCGGCTGCCGATCGATCCGACGCTTGGCCGCATGCTCCTGCAATCGCAGCACGAACACGCCACGCGCGAATTGCTGATCATCGCCTCCGGCCTGAGCATCCAGGATCCGCGTGAACGTCCGCTCGACCAGAAGGACGCTGCCGCCGCAGCGCACAAGCGGTTCAGCGATCCGCAATCCGACTTTCTGTCACTGCTTAACATTTGGAACGCGGTTCACGACGAGTGGGAAAAACTGCGCACGCAGAACCAGCGCCGCAAATTCTGCCGCCAGCAGTTCCTCTCGTACTTGCGAATGCGCGAGTGGCAGGACCTGTACGCGCAACTGCATGACGCCCTTGAGGATTTAGGCACATTGAAACTCAACGAAAGCAACGCGGCCTATGAGGCGATTCATCGCTCAATCCTGGCGGGCCTGATCGGGCACGTTGCGAGGCGCGAAGAGCGCAACAGCTACAAGGCATCTGGCAATCGCCTGGTCGCTGTGTTTCCGGGTTCAGCGTTGCACGCGCGTGGCGAACCGCAAAAGAAACTGCCACGCGGCGCCAAGCCGCCGCCTGTAGCAAAGTCGAATCAACCGGAATGGATCGTCGCGGGCGAAATTGTCGAGACCTCGCAATTGTTCGCGCGCACGCTCGCGGGCATTGATCCGAAATGGATTTATCAGCTCGCGCCACATTGCTGCAAAGTCACACATCACAATCCGCATTGGAGTCCCGAAGCCGGGCGCGTGCTGGCTGAGGAAATCGTCACGCTTAATGGACTCGAAGTGCAGCGCCGCAAGGTCGCGTTCGGGAACATCAATTCCAAGGAAGCCACAGCCATCTTCATTCGCTCCGCCCTGGTGGAGGAAAATGTCGTTCCGAAGAACAGCAATCCTCAAGGCGGCAAGGCGCCAGAGTCCTGGGACGTTTTGGAGACGGACGACCCTGAATTACCGGCGCAGTATGGGTTTCTGAAGCACAACCGTGCCGTGCGGCAGAAGATTGAAAGCTGGCGAACGCGCGTCAGGCAGTACGATCTCGCCGACCTGGATGACGCCCTCTTTGCATTCTACGCAAAGCAAATTGAGAACATTTCGTCGCTGCATGAATTGAACCGCGTGCTGCGCGACAAGCCGGATCCGTCGTTTCTTTGCGCCTCCGAAGCCGACCTCGCGGGTGGGCAGTCGCTCGCTTACGATGCCGCGGCGTTCCCCGATTCCGTGACAGTCGCCGGCCAACCGGTGGGCGTGGTTTACTCTTACGCTCCCGGGGAAGAGCACGATGGCGTCACAGTGCGCCTTCCGTTTTCAGTTGCACTCACCGCACCCGCGGCCGAGTTGCAATGGGCGGTTCCCGGCCTGCGGTCGGAAATGATTTCTGAATTGTTGCGTTCCCTTCCAAAATCCATTCGCAAGGAATTGATGCCGCTGCCGCCGAAGGTCGAGGAAATCGTCCGCGAGTTCAGGCCTGCTGGTTCAGCATTTATGCGCGAGCTCGGGACGTTCCTTCATCGCAAATATGGCGTGGCTGTGCCCGAATCCGCGTGGCCAGCCGATGCGCTCGCTCCGCACATGCGGCCGCGCGTGGAGATCATCGACGAATCACAAAAAGCACTCAGCGCCGGGCGAGACTTGATCGCGCTGCGTGAAACGTTGAAGTCTGCCCAGGTCGAAGCCAGCACCAAGGCCCCGTCGTCCGCGTGGACTCGCGCTGCACAGGAGTGGGAACGGTTCGGGCTGACGACGTGGAACTTCGGCGATGTGCCTGAAAGGATAACAGTGAGCGAGGAAAATGGGCTGCCCGTTTACGCATGGCCCGGTCTCGAGCTGGAGAATGGTTCGGTAAACCTGCGGCTGTTTCGAAGTCCCCACACGGCGCGGCAAGCCAGCCTTCGCGGGGTGCAGCGATTGGTGGAGCTCGCGATTCAGCGGGATCTTGGCTGGCTGGAAAAGGACCTGCGCGCGCTCAACCGGCTCGAACCCCTTTTCGCGCCGCTCGGCAATGGCGAGGCTTTGCGCGAGCAGGCGATGGAACATCTCCGCGCCTTTGTGCTGCCGCATGAACCGCTGGCTGAGCTTGTCCAAACCCAATTTCAATCCGCCGTTGAAGACGCCCGCAAACGGCTTCCCGGGTTGGCCATGCAATTCCTCGACAGGCTCGAGCATGTGCTCAAAGTGTTTCAGCAGGTCCGCCAGAAGCTCGGCGCTTCCGCAGTCGCCGCTCCCACGCGTTCCAGAACGTTGAATGATTTCAGCCAGCTGGCAACGATGCCAAAGCCCGCCGCTGCGAATCCGTTCGCTGCAGAACTGAATCAACTGGCCGGACCCACTTTCCTTCGCGAAATACCCTACGAACGATTGCCTCACCTGCCCCGTTACTTGAAGGCATTGCTGACGCGAATTGAGCGTGCCGCGATGAATCCTGTGAAAGACCAGGAACGTCAACGCCAGTTGCGGCCGTATCTCGATGCGCTGAAGCAATGCCGGGCGCAACGCGACATCTCGGATGCGGCGCGCCAGGAACTGGAAGACCTCCGCTGGATGATCGAGGAATTCAAGGTCTCGCTCTTCGCGCAGGAAATCGGGACCGCCATTCCGGTTTCGCCGAACAGGCTGAACCAGCAGCTAGAGCGCGTGCGGCAGGCGTGA
- the nadA gene encoding quinolinate synthase NadA, translating into MRKPLAAELAEPLSREIRELKQKLNAVILAHNYQVPEIQDVADFVGDSLGLAQQAAKTNADVIVFCGVHFMAETAKILNPGKIVVLPDKDAGCSLEESCPAEDLAKLQATNPNFWTIAYINCSAAVKALCDVIVTSGNAEKIVNAAPKDRDLLFVPDENLGQWVIEKTGRPMTLWKGNCYAHVEFRRDNLLRLKEQYPDAKVIVHPESLREVRELADAVCSTEKMITYCKTDPSQRYVIVTESGIIHRMQKECPGKEFICAPTFNVMQLPSDNCRCSECKYMKMNTLQKVRDCMKNLAPRIELPPHILERARLPIERMLEISARP; encoded by the coding sequence CTGCGCAAGCCGCTTGCCGCAGAGCTCGCTGAACCGCTTTCACGCGAGATCCGGGAACTCAAGCAGAAGCTCAACGCGGTAATCCTCGCACACAACTATCAGGTTCCGGAAATCCAGGACGTCGCCGATTTCGTTGGCGATTCCCTTGGTCTCGCGCAACAGGCGGCCAAGACGAACGCGGACGTCATCGTGTTTTGCGGCGTTCACTTCATGGCCGAGACCGCGAAAATCCTGAATCCCGGCAAGATCGTCGTGCTTCCGGACAAGGACGCAGGCTGTTCTCTGGAAGAAAGCTGCCCAGCTGAAGACCTCGCGAAACTGCAGGCAACGAATCCAAATTTCTGGACGATCGCCTACATCAATTGCAGCGCGGCCGTGAAGGCATTGTGCGACGTGATTGTGACGAGCGGAAACGCCGAGAAGATCGTCAATGCCGCACCCAAGGACCGCGATCTCCTCTTTGTGCCAGATGAAAATCTTGGCCAATGGGTGATCGAAAAGACCGGCCGCCCGATGACTCTCTGGAAGGGAAACTGTTACGCGCACGTGGAATTCCGCCGCGACAATCTCCTGCGCCTGAAGGAGCAGTATCCTGACGCGAAGGTAATTGTTCATCCCGAAAGCCTGCGCGAAGTGCGCGAGCTTGCGGATGCCGTTTGCTCCACTGAAAAGATGATTACTTACTGCAAGACGGATCCTTCGCAGCGCTACGTCATCGTGACGGAATCCGGCATCATCCATCGCATGCAGAAGGAGTGCCCTGGCAAGGAGTTCATTTGTGCGCCCACGTTTAACGTCATGCAATTGCCATCGGACAATTGCCGCTGCAGCGAGTGCAAATACATGAAGATGAACACGCTTCAGAAAGTGCGCGACTGCATGAAGAACCTCGCGCCGCGAATCGAGCTTCCGCCGCACATCCTGGAACGCGCGCGCCTGCCGATCGAGCGCATGCTCGAAATTTCCGCGCGCCCGTAG
- a CDS encoding VPDSG-CTERM sorting domain-containing protein, with product MKRNNARVIVTLGSLLTAVTVVNATPYNITIHDNHSAAGYVGTGVGLEDNDTEPGTIKSDAWDLEAFGYDRSTRQLDVIGTFNFRDGAVANARTLHAGAIFIGTGANLPGPNNWSYAYVLDFTSGTYSLYNAFSIVLPTDIPQSSPWTINPTAGAIATGAFTYLTGLSDPDGFGLTVMTPANASSHNMIQLSLDDLSATVLNDFWVHTTMECGNDNLNGRYQHVPDAGASIGLLGLGLAALVAVRRKIVA from the coding sequence ATGAAACGTAACAACGCACGGGTAATCGTCACCCTCGGCAGCCTCCTCACCGCAGTCACGGTGGTGAATGCCACGCCTTATAACATCACAATCCACGACAACCATTCCGCAGCGGGATATGTCGGAACCGGGGTTGGACTGGAGGATAACGATACGGAGCCCGGCACGATCAAGAGCGACGCCTGGGATCTCGAGGCATTTGGATATGATCGCTCAACGCGCCAGCTCGATGTCATCGGCACGTTCAACTTCCGAGATGGCGCGGTTGCAAACGCGAGGACGTTACATGCGGGGGCGATCTTCATCGGCACGGGCGCGAATCTCCCGGGCCCGAACAACTGGAGTTACGCTTACGTGCTGGATTTTACGAGCGGCACCTATTCCCTGTACAACGCGTTTTCGATCGTGTTGCCGACCGACATTCCGCAGTCATCGCCCTGGACCATCAATCCCACGGCAGGTGCCATTGCTACAGGTGCGTTCACGTATCTCACAGGATTGAGCGATCCTGATGGATTCGGATTGACGGTGATGACGCCTGCGAACGCCAGCAGTCACAACATGATTCAGCTTTCGCTCGACGACCTGTCGGCGACGGTGCTGAATGATTTCTGGGTGCATACCACGATGGAATGCGGCAACGACAACCTGAACGGGCGTTACCAACACGTGCCTGACGCCGGCGCGAGCATCGGCCTTCTGGGTTTGGGCCTTGCCGCGCTGGTGGCAGTCCGGAGAAAGATCGTTGCGTAA
- a CDS encoding ABC-2 family transporter protein — translation MSSSTDIQGPPLHAKAHGAPSSGLPRYLRIYAALWKNSVTRETMFKGNFLLWIVVELLWFGLQLSFIGVLYLHTENIGSWTKWQVVMLIGASHFIQQIFQAFFLVNCTNLSELVRTGKLDFLLLLPINTRFVVSLRQVDLGAFVNAASALAVMAYSAKQLHFVPNVAQVSGFLGLALAGVLIHYSLMFLLATISFWTVRAQGIVWGYYNLFNVARMPDEAFHGVFRAVFTFALPMLLVSNVPVRLLLNKFSPAMALLLIAMAFACAIVSELGWRASVRRYTSASS, via the coding sequence ATGAGTTCAAGCACTGACATTCAAGGCCCGCCGTTACATGCGAAGGCCCATGGCGCTCCCTCGTCAGGGCTGCCGCGTTATCTGCGCATCTACGCCGCGCTGTGGAAGAATTCCGTGACGCGTGAAACGATGTTCAAGGGAAACTTCCTGCTTTGGATCGTGGTTGAATTGCTGTGGTTCGGGCTGCAGCTCAGTTTCATCGGCGTGCTGTACCTGCACACGGAGAACATCGGTTCATGGACCAAGTGGCAGGTGGTGATGCTGATTGGGGCAAGCCACTTCATCCAGCAGATCTTTCAGGCGTTCTTCCTCGTGAACTGCACGAACCTCTCAGAACTCGTGCGCACCGGCAAACTCGATTTCCTCCTGCTGCTGCCGATCAACACGCGCTTTGTTGTTTCGCTTCGGCAGGTGGATCTCGGCGCGTTCGTGAATGCCGCATCCGCGCTGGCGGTGATGGCCTACTCCGCAAAGCAGCTGCATTTCGTTCCAAACGTCGCGCAGGTATCCGGCTTTCTTGGATTGGCGCTGGCCGGGGTGTTGATCCATTACTCGCTCATGTTCCTGCTCGCGACGATCAGCTTCTGGACGGTTCGTGCGCAGGGAATTGTCTGGGGCTATTACAACTTGTTCAACGTGGCGCGGATGCCCGATGAAGCATTCCATGGAGTGTTCCGCGCCGTGTTCACGTTCGCCCTTCCCATGCTTCTCGTCTCGAACGTTCCCGTGCGGCTGCTGCTCAACAAGTTTTCTCCTGCAATGGCGCTGCTGTTGATTGCAATGGCTTTTGCCTGCGCCATCGTTTCGGAACTCGGCTGGCGCGCGTCGGTGCGGCGCTACACCAGCGCGAGTTCCTGA
- a CDS encoding ABC-2 family transporter protein: protein MNKYRHVINIGIQNNLTYRFNFLARALFGLIPLAAIIYVWKAIYDGKSPGSLVGTYTFAQMVSYYLMTTVVDSLTAVNEDDWQIAADIKDGNISQFVLKPIDYLWYRLCLFLSGRMTYMAVTAAPIVVLIYCLRQYFVLPPDALTAAAFCVSIVFTALLQFFMSYAMAMLAFWVLEVSTFIFILFAFEYIASGHLFPLDILPPWIERLLYLTPFPYQLYFPISVYMGKTAGAELARGMLIQAGWVIAMYFVARLAWNRGLKKYSAVGG, encoded by the coding sequence GTGAACAAATACCGGCACGTCATCAACATCGGCATTCAGAACAACCTGACGTACCGCTTCAACTTCCTCGCACGCGCCCTGTTCGGCCTCATCCCGCTCGCAGCCATCATTTATGTTTGGAAGGCGATCTACGATGGCAAGAGCCCAGGCAGCCTGGTTGGAACCTACACGTTTGCGCAGATGGTTTCCTATTACCTGATGACCACCGTCGTCGATTCACTCACCGCAGTGAATGAAGACGACTGGCAGATTGCCGCGGATATCAAGGACGGAAACATCAGCCAGTTCGTGCTGAAGCCGATCGATTATCTCTGGTATCGGCTGTGTCTCTTTCTCTCGGGCCGGATGACTTACATGGCCGTGACCGCAGCACCCATCGTGGTCCTGATTTATTGCCTGCGCCAATATTTTGTCCTGCCGCCCGACGCGCTCACGGCCGCCGCGTTCTGCGTGTCCATCGTGTTCACGGCGTTGCTGCAATTCTTCATGTCCTACGCGATGGCCATGCTCGCGTTCTGGGTGCTCGAAGTCTCCACGTTCATTTTCATCCTGTTCGCGTTCGAATACATCGCGAGCGGCCACTTGTTTCCGCTCGACATCCTGCCGCCGTGGATCGAACGGCTGCTCTACCTCACTCCGTTTCCCTACCAGCTGTATTTTCCAATCAGCGTTTACATGGGCAAAACGGCAGGTGCGGAACTCGCGCGCGGAATGCTCATCCAGGCGGGCTGGGTGATCGCGATGTACTTCGTGGCGCGTCTCGCGTGGAACAGGGGATTAAAGAAATACAGCGCAGTCGGCGGATAA